A genomic segment from Bacillus cereus G9842 encodes:
- a CDS encoding DUF3978 domain-containing protein: MEAYKMHDFINTNVESHQNETVFNLHMCETSEFDVSLTKSTTLSFIVSKKNIKIVTKKWINSNQESMIGKSYIIPTKAFHYFLPIISENEDELNIQVQSFGLRGELLLNERLLIDKNNKHNSKITAFFETLDENVNKALRGLQLHCM; encoded by the coding sequence ATGGAAGCATATAAAATGCACGATTTTATTAATACAAATGTTGAATCTCATCAAAATGAAACCGTTTTTAATTTACACATGTGTGAAACAAGTGAATTTGACGTAAGTTTAACAAAATCTACAACACTATCTTTTATCGTTTCAAAAAAGAATATTAAAATTGTCACGAAAAAATGGATTAATTCAAATCAAGAAAGCATGATTGGCAAAAGCTACATCATTCCAACAAAAGCTTTTCATTATTTCTTACCAATCATTTCTGAAAATGAAGATGAGCTAAATATTCAAGTTCAAAGTTTTGGACTACGTGGTGAGCTTTTATTAAATGAAAGATTACTTATTGATAAAAACAACAAACACAACAGCAAAATCACTGCATTCTTTGAAACATTAGATGAAAATGTAAATAAAGCTTTACGAGGATTACAACTTCATTGTATGTAA
- a CDS encoding L,D-transpeptidase has translation MKKLLLSALLSLGFLTLPFASAEAATTKDQLIVNTQLNKMDYYQDGKFIKSFTVATGKAATPTPKGTFQIVNKIKNRPYYTGKIKGGDPRNPLGDRWLGLNMAGTYGTTYAIHGTNNNQAIGKATTLGCIRMYNNDIHWLFERVQQQATVTVK, from the coding sequence ATGAAAAAATTATTATTAAGCGCACTATTATCATTAGGATTTTTAACTCTTCCATTCGCTAGCGCAGAGGCCGCTACAACGAAAGATCAATTAATCGTAAACACTCAGTTAAATAAAATGGATTATTATCAGGATGGAAAATTTATAAAAAGTTTTACTGTCGCTACTGGAAAAGCAGCAACACCTACACCTAAAGGAACTTTTCAAATCGTAAATAAAATTAAAAACCGCCCTTATTATACAGGCAAAATTAAAGGCGGCGATCCACGTAATCCACTTGGTGACCGTTGGCTCGGATTAAATATGGCAGGAACTTACGGAACAACTTATGCAATTCACGGAACTAACAATAATCAAGCAATCGGCAAAGCAACAACACTTGGTTGTATTCGTATGTATAACAATGATATACACTGGTTATTTGAGCGCGTTCAGCAGCAAGCTACTGTCACTGTAAAATAG
- a CDS encoding response regulator transcription factor encodes MTHILVIEDNPDIQELIREFLMAQNFTVDVVGAGTEGILLFQKNSYDLVLLDVMLPDIDGYSICKIMRGQSDVPIIMLTGLHNEESEIKGFELGIDDYITKPFHYTVFIKRVEAVLRRAATKEAEAATILQFHELMLNSTAYAAYVHGNQIELTTKEFEIIYTLLQNRGKVLSRSDLLNKVWGYEHYGDVRVIDTHIKNLRKKLGITYIKTVKGIGYKIES; translated from the coding sequence ATGACGCATATACTGGTGATTGAAGACAACCCAGATATACAAGAACTAATTCGTGAATTTCTAATGGCACAAAACTTTACTGTTGATGTAGTTGGTGCTGGAACAGAAGGTATTCTTCTTTTCCAAAAAAATTCATACGATCTTGTCCTCCTCGATGTAATGTTACCAGATATAGATGGCTATAGTATTTGTAAAATTATGCGAGGACAATCTGATGTACCAATCATTATGTTAACAGGCTTACATAATGAAGAAAGTGAAATTAAAGGATTTGAGTTAGGTATTGATGACTATATTACGAAACCGTTCCATTACACTGTATTTATTAAGCGTGTAGAGGCTGTATTAAGAAGGGCAGCAACGAAGGAAGCAGAAGCTGCAACTATACTACAATTCCATGAATTGATGTTAAACTCTACAGCATATGCAGCTTATGTTCATGGTAATCAAATTGAATTGACAACAAAAGAATTTGAAATTATTTATACTTTACTGCAAAATCGAGGAAAAGTATTATCAAGAAGTGATTTGTTGAATAAGGTATGGGGCTATGAACATTATGGTGATGTAAGAGTTATAGATACACATATTAAAAACTTAAGAAAAAAATTAGGAATTACTTATATTAAAACGGTGAAAGGCATTGGCTACAAAATCGAATCGTAG
- a CDS encoding sensor histidine kinase, with amino-acid sequence MATKSNRSKDNITKNIFIKTLLFCILLSLCLYQIIYFLASNYDKEHFAKENGTPTTEQADLDKQNNQSKTNQNKAVSEGSISNFQSSIIDYKSLSTAINHLLQPSQTAKAKEHTQNLSGKNSTSNPLTEAEKKAANNDALHTQNAASKINDINDNPKLADALQQLAPHIGATMLALSLLGSLIYTKLIAKPFQYMSDALKDIMNLDFSDKKLLNKNTDQTDFNLQVAASQVPNIVKNLHASNQDLRNELKKEQQLEQSRKEFMSMVSHELKTPIAAVMGQLDGMIHGIGAYKDRDKYLKRSYEMMQDINILTEKMSELSKIQNPQFKPNLEVISLSNIIEDVMKKVDYFVSVKQLNVQSNIKHDVQILADPKFIQTAIFNIISNAIHYTIDHQHVYIKLYEKPNGYALEVLNTGSQIDEDKLAHLFEPFYRANPDKHGLVQGSGLGLYIVKQILDKHQFPYGIQNTAQGVKCSIVFPKAM; translated from the coding sequence TTGGCTACAAAATCGAATCGTAGCAAAGACAACATCACCAAAAATATTTTCATCAAAACCTTATTATTTTGTATTCTTTTATCACTTTGTCTTTATCAAATTATTTACTTTCTAGCTTCAAACTACGATAAAGAACATTTTGCGAAAGAAAATGGAACGCCGACTACAGAACAGGCGGATTTAGATAAGCAAAACAATCAAAGTAAAACGAATCAAAATAAAGCTGTGTCAGAGGGAAGTATTTCCAATTTCCAATCTTCTATTATAGATTATAAATCTCTTTCTACAGCTATCAATCACCTTTTGCAGCCTAGCCAAACTGCAAAAGCAAAAGAACATACACAAAACCTTTCGGGGAAAAATAGCACTTCTAATCCGCTTACAGAAGCAGAAAAGAAAGCCGCTAATAATGATGCCTTACATACACAAAATGCAGCAAGTAAAATAAATGATATAAATGATAATCCAAAGTTAGCAGATGCGTTGCAGCAATTAGCTCCACATATTGGCGCGACAATGCTTGCATTATCACTACTCGGATCTTTAATTTATACAAAACTAATTGCCAAACCTTTTCAATATATGAGCGATGCTTTAAAAGATATTATGAATCTTGATTTCTCAGATAAAAAACTACTTAACAAAAATACAGATCAAACAGATTTTAATTTGCAAGTAGCCGCTTCACAAGTACCAAATATTGTGAAGAATTTACATGCAAGCAATCAAGATTTAAGAAATGAGCTCAAAAAGGAACAACAATTAGAGCAATCTCGTAAAGAATTTATGTCTATGGTATCCCATGAATTAAAAACACCAATCGCAGCCGTTATGGGACAACTAGATGGCATGATTCACGGAATTGGAGCTTATAAAGATAGAGATAAATATTTAAAACGTTCCTATGAAATGATGCAAGATATTAACATATTAACGGAAAAAATGTCGGAATTATCCAAAATACAAAACCCTCAATTTAAACCGAATTTAGAAGTCATTTCTTTATCTAATATTATTGAGGATGTTATGAAGAAAGTAGATTACTTTGTATCTGTAAAACAATTAAATGTACAATCTAATATTAAACACGACGTACAAATTTTAGCTGATCCTAAATTTATTCAAACTGCTATTTTTAACATTATTTCAAATGCAATTCATTATACAATTGACCACCAGCACGTATATATAAAGCTTTATGAAAAACCAAACGGTTACGCATTAGAAGTATTAAATACAGGTTCACAAATTGATGAAGATAAACTTGCTCATTTATTTGAGCCTTTCTATCGTGCAAACCCTGATAAACACGGTTTAGTACAAGGTAGCGGTCTTGGATTATATATCGTGAAACAAATATTAGA